A genomic region of Balaenoptera acutorostrata chromosome 4, mBalAcu1.1, whole genome shotgun sequence contains the following coding sequences:
- the LOC103018380 gene encoding zinc finger CCHC domain-containing protein 9-like, translating to MTRWAQVTTTQNKRPFPATSWEDMKKGFFEGKSQNLPKSKQLEANSLSLKTDAPQAKHKKNKKKREYLNEDVNAFMEYLRQNSQMVHNGEMIAKDSQEVREEIAVALKKDSRQEGRRLKRQAAKKNAMVRFHCRKPGHGIADCPAALENQEMGTGICYRCGSTGHEITKCKAKVDPAFGEFPFAKCFVCGEMGHLCRSCPDNPKGLYADGGCCRLCGSVEHFKKDDGQNSDRMVTVGCWAKGMSADYEEILDVPKPQKPKTKIPKVVNF from the exons ATGACCAGGTGGGCACAAGTTACTACCACACAGAACAAAAGACCCTTCCCTGCAACATCATGGGAGGACATGAAGAAGGGGTTCTTTGAGGGGAAAAGCCAAAACCTACCAAAGAGTAAACAACTTGAAGCCAATAGTCTGTCCCTTAAAACTGATGCACCCcaagcaaaacacaaaaagaataaaaagaaaagggagtaTTTAAATGAAGATGTGAATGCATTCATGGAATATCTAAGACAAAACTCACAGATGGTTCACAATGGGGAGATGATAGCAAAAGACAGTCAGGAAGTCAGGGAAGAAATTGCAGTTGCTTTAAAGAAAGACAGTCGCCAGGAAGGAAGACGATTAAAAAGACAAGCAGCAAAGAAAAATGCAATGGTACGTTTCCATTGTAGAAAACCTGGCCATGGGATTGCAGATTGCCCAGCTGCCCTTGAGAATCAAGAAATGGGCACTGGAATATGTTACCGGTGTGGATCCACAGGGCATGAAATAACCAAATGCAAGGCTAAAGTTGACCCAGCTTTTGGTGAATTTCCTTTTGCAAAATGTTTTGTTTGTGGGGAAATGGGACACTTGTGCAGATCTTGTCCTGATAATCCCAAAGGACTCTATGCTGATGGTGGTTGCTGCAGACTTTGTGGCTCTGTGGAACATTTTAAGAAAGatg atggtcaGAATTCAGATCGAATGGTCACAGTTGGTTGCTGGGCAAAGGGAATGAGTGCGGACTATGAAGAAATTTTGGATGTGCCTAAACCACAGAAACCCAAAACAAAGATACCTAAAGTTGTTAATTTTTGA